The stretch of DNA GTGGACCTGGACACACTCCAGACCTCTAATCCGAAAGTGTATGCGGCAGGAGATGTGATTTTTGGTGACGGGCAGGGGGATGCGATGGTCGTTACAGCAGCAGAACAGGGAAAACGGGCGGCTTACTCGATTTACAAACAGCTTGTCGGCTCTGGCATGGCGCAAACATCTTAAAAGGAGGAGATTTAGATGGCAGACTTACGTATAAACTTTGCAGGGATTCAATCACCTAACCCGTTTTGGCTGGCATCCGCACCGCCGACCAATTCCGGCTATCAGGTGCAGCGAGCGTTTGAAGCCGGCTGGGGCGGCGCCGTATGGAAAACACTCGGTGACCCGATTATTAATACATCCTCCCGGTTTGCGGCGCTGCACTTTAACGGCCAGCGTGTGGCAGGCTTTAACAATATCGAGCTCATTACAGACCGGCCGCTTGAAGTGAATTTAAAAGAAATTTACGAAACGAAAAAACGGTTTCCCAATCATGCTGTCATCGCTTCCTTGATGGTTGAACCGAAGCAGGAAAAGTGGCATGAAATTGTGAAAAAAGTAGAAGCCGCCGGCGTGGACGGGCTCGAATTAAATTTCGGCTGCCCGCATGGCATGGCAGAACGCGGTATGGGTGCAGCGTCCGGACAAGTGCCGGAGCTGGTGGAAAAGCAGACGATGTGGGCGAAGGAAGCCGCCCGTACACCTGTTATTGTCAAGCTGACACCAAACATTACCGATATTACGGCCACTGCTTGGGCAGCTGTACAGGGCGGGGCGGATGCGATCAGCATGATTAATACGATCAACAGCCTCGCCGGTGTGGATCTGGATTCGTGGAATACGATTCCGCACGTGGCAGGAAAAGGAGCACATGGCGGCTACTGCGGCCCGGCCGTAAAGCCAATTGCTTTAAATATGGTGGCGGAATGCGCACGCAACCCGGAAATTAACGTTCCGATCTCGGGCATTGGCGGCATTGGCACATGGAAAGATGCGGCCGAGTTTATCTTAATGGGTGCTGGCAGCGTTCAGGTATGTACAGCGGCAATGCACCACGGGTTTAGCATTGTTGAAGATATGATCGACGGCTTAAGCAATTATCTCGACAGCAAAGGACTTGCTTCTGTTGAAGAGTTAATGGGCCGGACCGTTCCGCGTTACTCCGACTGGGGCAATCTCGACTTAAATTACAAAGTGGTCGCCCATATCAACCGCAATACATGCATCAACTGTAATAAATGCCATATCGCCTGCGAAGATACAGCACATCAATGTATCGAGATGCTGACGTCTTCAGATGGCAGCAAATATTTGCAGGTTCGTGAGGAGGACTGTGTCGGCTGCAATCTTTGCTCCATTGTCTGCCCGGTGGACGGCGCTATCGACATGATGGAAATTCCAAGCGGCCCGCCAATGACATGGAACGAACGCCAGGCGGCTATTAAACAGCCAATTGTTTAAAGAAAAGGAGCGGATAAGCATGAAAAAAATCATTAAAAACGGTGTCATTGTAACGGCAGTCGATCAATACGAAGCGGATCTGCTTATTGAAAACGGCAAAATCACCCAAATTGGTGCTGCACTGAAGGAAGCGGCAGATGAAGTGATTGATGCAAAAGGTGCTTACCTGTTCCCGGGCGGTGTTGATCCTCATACACATCTGGACATGCCGTTTGGCGGCACAGTCACAGCAGATGATTTTGAAACGGGGACGATGGCAGCGGCATTCGGCGGCACAACGACCATCATTGACTTCTGTCTGACAAACAAAGGGGAGCCGCTGCAAAAAGCGATCCGTACGTGGCATGAGAAATCAAAGGATAAAGCCGTTATTGACTACGGCTTCCACTTGATGATTGGGGAAGTAAATGACGCGGTGCTGGCGGAGATTCCGGAGGTGATTGAAAAAGAAGGCATTACATCCTTTAAAGTGTTTATGGCATATAAAAATGTTTTCCAGGCGGATGACGCAACGCTGTTTCGTACGCTGCTCACAGCAAAAGAGCATGGCGCTCTGGTGATGGTTCATGCGGAAAATGGTGATGTGATCGATTACCTCGTAAACGACGCCCTGGAAAAAGGGCATACAGAGCCGATTTACCACGCGCTTACACGCCCGCCGGAAGTAGAAGGAGAAGCAACCGGACGTGCAGCCGCGCTGGCCGGCCTGGCAAATTCCCAGCTGTACGTTGTGCATGTGTCGTGTGCGGAAGCTGCCCATAAAATTGCAGAGGCACGCCAAAAAGGCTTCCAAGTTTGGGGCGAAACATGTCCACAATATTTGCTGCTCGACCAGCATGATTTAGAAAAGCCGGATTTTGAAGGCGCTAAGTACGTCTGGTCACCGCCTCTCCGTGAAAAGTGGAACCAGGATGTACTGTGGGACGCACTGAAAAATGGCCAGCTGCAAACGATCGGCTCTGACCAATGTTCTTTTAACTTTAATGGGCAGAAGGATCTCGGACGGAACGACTTCTCAAAAATTCCAAACGGGGGCCCGGTCATTGAGGACCGATTTAGCCTGCTGTTTTCGGAAGGAGTGAAAAAAGGGCGCATTTCCATTCACCAGTTTGTTGATCTCGTGTCGACCCGCTCAGCAAAACTATTCGGCCTGTTCCCGCAAAAAGGCACGATTGCGGTCGGCAGCGATGCGGATATCGTCATCTTTGATCCAAACAAAGAGCGTGTGATCTCTGCTGAAACCCATCATATGAACGTCGATTACAGCGCCTTTGAAGGAATGAAAGTAACAGGTGAGCCCGTCTCCGTACTCTCGCGTGGTGAATTTGTCATTCGGGAAGGAGAATTTACCGGCAAGCCGGGAAGCGGACAGTACATTAAAAGAAGCCGCTATAACAGTACGCAGGCGCGTCAGGCTATCATTGCCCAATAATCATCCAATGAAAGAGGAGGAATCATAAATGAAAGAGCCCAGCCGTTATTTAAAATCGCCGGATTTACTTCCGATTGCCCACCGTGACCGTAAAATTGGCACGTTTGGTTTTGCGCTTATGTGGATTGGGATGGCGGTTGTTCTGGCTGCTTTTGCCATCGGCGGAGCGGCTGTGGAACAAATGCCGCTTTCATGGGTGCTTGCCGCCTCTTTTATCGGCTGTGTGCTGATTGGCCTGTTTATTTCCATTATTGCAGATATCGGGATCGAGCATGGGCTATCTTTTCCTGTTTATATGCGGGCGCCGTTTGGAACAATCGGAACACATATCCCATCAGCGATCCGCGGTATTGCCGCATCCATGTGGTTCGGAATCAATACGTATTTCGGCGCTATGGCGATCAACGGTATTTTAAATGTGATGTTTGGCTTTGACAACTGGTTTGTCTGCTTTTTAGCTTTTGTGGCGGTGCAGGTCGCCAATACGATTATTGGGATCAAATCGATTGAAAAATTTGCAGATTTAGCTGCGCCTATTATTATTTTAATTTCACTCTGGATGTATGTCACACTTGCCGACCAGGCGGCGGCTGCCGATAAAAATGTTTGGTCCTGGGTGGAAAACCCGCTTACCGGCGGTTTGCTGTTTAATGCTTTTATGGTTGTGGTTCTTGGGAACATGGGGTATTGGTCGACGCTGGCGGCCGATATTTCTTCGATTTCCCGTTTTATTAAAGCGCCGCAATTTGAGCGGAACTGGATCAAACGCAATAAAAGTGTGCTGGTCGGCAGTTTAATTGCCATGCCGCTTACGCAAACCTTTGTAGTAGCGATTGGCGGTGTTGCTTTTATTGCAGTCGGCAACTATGATCCGGTTGCCGCCTTGCAGGAAACATCCAGCGGGCTTGTACTGGCTGTTTTGCTGCTGCTTATCGTCTTTGCCCAGTGGTCCACGAACACAGCGGCCAATCTTGTCCCGGCTGCCACTGTGTTTTCAAATATTGGCGGCCCGAAAGTACCGTTTTATGCGGGTGTAATCGCAGCAGGCGTGATCGGTATGGTCACCCAGCCGTGGAACTTATTTAACGTTTTAATGCCGTTTCTGCTTGTTGTCGGCGGGGTGCTTTCCGCCATTGTCGGCATTTTGTTTGCAGACTATTATTTAATCCGAAAGCGCCGTGTGAATGTGCCGGACTTGTATGAAATGAAAGGACAGTACCGCTATCATTACGGCGTGAACTGGGCTGGCATTATTTCCTGGGTAATAGGCGGTACGCTTGCCGTCATCTTTTCAACCTATTCGTTTTTTGTCGGCTTTGCGGTCGGCGCCGCTGCATATTATGTATTAGCGAAGTTTTGGTGGTTCCGCTCATACAAGCAGGCTGAGCTGGAAGACCCAAGTGACGACAAATACCTTGGCGTGACGGTCGGCCGTGATTGGACCATTCCATCAGAAAGCGAAACGGCAGCTGGTGAACTGCCGCCGGCTGCGATTGAAAAATTGTAAAAAGGAGCGAGGGAGAATGTCCGATTACAAAGGGTTTATAAAAGAAAAGGAAGCCATCGATGCACTCCTCGATGACGGCTACCGGATTATCGCAGTAAGAGAAACGCTTGAAGGGGATTTTATCGAGTTTGAACGGCATATTGAACGAAAGGAACTACACCTTTTAACAGCTGATGCACGCAAATACATTGGAACGCTCATTGTCGAAGCGAAAAGGGAAAGTAAAAACTCATGCGGAGGCACATACGAAGAAGCGGGTGCAGCCGGATCCTGACCGCTTTCTCATGAAAGATTAGCAGTAAAAGATCTTAAAACAGCCTTTATCCGTTTTACTTATACGGATAAAGGCTATTTTCTGTTTGAAAAACGAAAACACAAATAAATTTATGTTAGAAAATATTACATGAAATGATAATTAAACGTGTAAAGCGTATATAGTGAAAATTGTATAATATATTCGTAGCAGCGGAAGGAGACGGTTTAATGAAGCTTAAAAAAATGATAGGTGCATCTGTTATGTCTGTTTGTTTATTAGCTCCAGGAGCAGGGGTTTATACTGGTTTATCCGTACAGGCAGCTACAACAACTGCTTCTACAACGGTTAAGAGTGCGGACACCGATCTGCCAAACGTGAAAATTTTAGCAACCGGCGGTACGATCGCAGGCTCTTCTGCGAGCAATACGGATACAACGGATTACAATGCCGGGGAACTCGGTGTGGAAACCTTGATCAAAGCTGTTCCGGAAATGAAAAAGCTGGCTGATGTGAGCGGAGAGCAAATTGTAAACGTCGGCAGTCCGGAAATTAACAACGATATTTTACTGAAGCTTGGCAAGCGTATCAATACGTTGCTTGCGTCCGATGATGTGGATGGAATTGTCGTCACACACGGGACAGATACATTAGAAGAAACAGCTTATTTTCTTAATTTGGTCGTGAAAAGCACAAAGCCGGTCGTGGTGGTCGGTGCGATGCGTCCGGCTACAGCCATTAGCGCTGATGGGCCGATGAATTTATATAATGCTGTGAAACTGGCGGCGAATCCATATGCGAAGAAAAAGGGTGTTATGGTCGCGTTTAACGACCGAATTGGTGCAGCGCGTTACATAACAAAAACAAACACAACAGCTCTCGATACATTTAAATCCGTAGAGCAGGGCTATTTAGGCAGTTTTGCAGGTGAGAGTGTTTATTTCAGCTCCATCTTAAATAAGAAGCATACTACACAGACTGCTTTTGATATTTCAAAAATTGAAAAGCTTCCTCAAGTAGATATCTTATATTCTTACCAAAATGAAGGAAGATATTTGTATGATGCCGCTGTGGAAGCAGGAGCCAAAGGACTTGTTGTAGCGGGCTCTGGTAATGGGTCCATGTCGAGTATCGCAAGAGAAGGAGTGAAAGATGCAGCAGAAGAAGGAGTAGCGGTTGTCCGCTCTACACGCACAGGCAGCGGAGTCGTAACCCACAGTCCTTCAGACGACAAAGACGGCCTTGTTTCTGCCGATTCCTTAAATCCGCAAAAAGCCCGTATTTTATTAATGTTAACTTTAACAAAAACGAGCGATCCGAAGAAAATCCAGCAGTATTTCGATAAATACTAAAACAATATAACCTGCTTCTTTTTCAAAACGAAAGAGAGGCAGGTTTTTTATTTTCTGTTCATTTTACAGTGAGATTTTCTGCCAATAACCGAAATCTATTTGGGCGAATATGGTAAGCTGAACTCAATTTTACCTTGCAACGTTTGCCTGCCGGTCAATAAAGCTTGAAATGGAGGCTGGGAGAATGAAAAGAATGGGATATCGTGGAGTGAGTTTTGGGGAAGCGAAACGTGTAATCGCCACTCAATGTTACGAGCGGATGGAAAGGCGGCAGTTTGAAGACGGCGTTCAAGCGCGGTCTATTTTTGGTCCTGGCCTTTATTTAATCAGCGATGCAAAGCTTGCTGCCCACTACGCATTTTGTCACGCGGAAGCAGAAGGAAGCAGCCGGGCGGCCGTACTGAAACAGGACATCCAGCTGGAACGGCCTATGGTCATCAACTGCCGGTACACAGAAACAGATCTTAGGCGGGATGCACTTGAGTGGAAATATGCCGAAAGAGCGGTGCCTGCTGTTCGCCCAGAACATGTTCATGCATGGATTGGCCGGATCACCAAAGACTATCTTCTGGCTCACTCTTTTGACGGAATTGTATATCATGTGGACGATACGGTTATTTATTACGTCGCTTATTTTCAAGAAAAACAGATCCACGGCATTGATCTCGCTTTTACATTTACAATGACTGGTGCATAAAACAGTTTGTTCAAGCGTAAAAGCTCATTCTTTTGATACAATAAGGAGAAGAATGAGTAAAGGAAGTGGCGCGTATGATCAGACGGGCTTTGCTGTTGTTCTTTTTTGTTTTCGGCAGTATTGCCGGCCCTGGACAGGCGGCGGCCATCCATTATATAGCAATTGGTGATTCGCTTGCAGCGGGCCAGACGCCGAATCGGGAAATCGGAGCAGGGTATGCAGATATGATTGCGCTTGCGATCCGGCCGGATTCTTATTCAAAGGAGCTTGCGATTCCCGGCTACACAGTAAGTCAGGTAATCAGCCAGGTGGAAAGTGCGGCGGGGAAAAAAGCCATTCAGTCGGCAGATCTCATTACCATTTCAGCGGGTGCGAATGACCTGCTGCCGCTTATTCAAAATGATCCGAAGCGGGGTCTGCTTACCTTTAACGCGGTAACGGCTGCTTTTGCCTTAAATGGCGTGAGGGAAAACTATGCGCTGCTGCTTGAGAAAATTAAAGCACTGAATCCACAGGCGCATATCTATGCAATGGGTTATTATTTCCCCTATCCTCATGTGTTTGACCAGCACAAGCCGGCCGTTAGTGAGCAGCTGGACCTGCTTAACCAGATCATTAAACAAGAAGCGGAGAGGGCGGGTGCCGTCTTTGTTCCGGTGACGGATCGTTTTGGACTGGATGGAGTGGAGTATGTGCCGAATCCGGGCGATGTGCATCCAAACGGCGCAGGATATTTGCAAATGGCGAATGCCTTTTTAGCTGTATATGCTCCTGGTACAAAGCTGCCGTCCTCCATTTTAGGACAGCTGCCGAAGCCAATTCCACTGGCTGATTTAATCAAACAGCGGCAAAGGATGCTGGAACATGAGCCGAAGCAGGAGAAAAAGGCAGCGGAAGAAACGGATCAAACAGCGGCTGTACAAGGATGTACAAGGGAAGAAGTATATGCCGCTGCACTTTAAAGCATGAATAGGCATGTAACGAATAAAAGAAAAATAAAAAAAGCGTTCACGAATCCGTTTTGGATTCGTGAACGCTTTTTAGGTTACATTTTTAATTGGCTCATCGTATAAACAAATACGACCGCAATTGTAATCGGCACAATCCAGCGCATAAGCGGCAGCCAGTACGTATACGTAGAGCCGAAGCGGCCCGCATTGAGTTCGTACTCGCTTTTTACAATCGCCTGATCCATCCGCCAGGCAATAAACAGCGCGATCAGCAGGTTGCCGAGCGGCAGCAGGATATTGCTGACGAGATAATCGGTCATATCAAAAATGTTGCGGCCGAAGTAGGAAATATCGGCGAACGCACTAAAGGACAGAGCCGCAGGAATGCCCGCCAGAAAAACGATGATACCGGAGATGAGTGAAATCTTTTTGCGTGATGCTGCTTCGCCTTTCGTAAAAGCTGCGGTAATAATTTCAAGCAGGCTGAACGAAGAAGTAAGCGTTGCAAACAAAAACAGCAGTAAAAACATAAATAAGAACAATTCACCAAAAGGCATTTGCGAAAAAACAGCCGGCAGTACGACAAACAGAAGCCCAGGCCCAGCTGTCGGCTCTAAGCCAAATGCAAAAACGGCCGGGAAGATGGCAAGTCCCGCTAAAACGGAAACGAAAATATTCATAATCGCCACAGAACCGGCAGACGAAGGAATACTCACATCTTTACCTAAATAAGAGCTGTAGGTGACCATGCAGGAAAATCCGACAGCCAGTGAGAAAAAGGAATGTCCAAGTGCATATAAGACGGCTTCTGCATTAATTTTCGAAAAGTCCGGCTGCAGGAAAAATGCCACGCCTTCCATTGCTCCGTCGAGTGTTAAAGAGCGGATCACTAAAATAATGAAGAAAATAAATAAAAGAGGCATCATATATTTGCTGGCAAACTCGATGCCTTTTTGGACGCCGGCTGCAATGACAATAATATTCAGCAGCATAAAAAGAGCGTGGCCGCCAATTGTCAGCCATCCATTTGTAGTCATCGCGCCAAACATGATCTCGGGATCACCGCTGCCGATGACACCGCCGTAAAGAGCACGGATCGTATAAATCAATACCCAGCCGCCGACTACGCTGTAAAAAGAAAGCAGTAAAAAGCAGCCGACGACCCCCATTTTACCTGTGAGTGTCCAAAAAGAATCCGGCGCTAATTTTTTATAAGCACCAACCGCTTCCCGGCCGGAACCGCGCCCAATAATAAACTCTGAAATCAGCATAGGAAGCCCGATTAAAAGAGTGAAAATAACGAATAAAAGCAAAAAAGCACCGCCGCCGCTTTGGCCGGTTACATAAGGGAATTTCCAAATCGCCCCAAGCCCAATCGCCGCGCCGGCTGAGGACAAAATAAAGCCGATCTTCGACGACCATTGTTCTTGTTTCTCCAATTGCTTTGCCTCCAATAACAAGTCATTTTGTTATTTTACTATAGCACGAATCGAGGCGAACGGCTGAATATATTTTCAAAGCAGGCGGAATCGTATATAATGAGGAAATTGAAATTAAACTGAAAAACTGGAGTGTACATGATGAATGCAAATATAAATTCACCCGAAAACGTACCGAGTGGACAAAGCCGTCCTGAAAATCGGGGTCGCCTGCTTGTAAAGTGTCCAGATGGACCGGGGATTGTAGCTGCGCTGTCAAAATTTTTGTTTGAGCAGGGTGCGAATATTATTGAGTCAAGCCAGTATACGAGTGATCCGCAAGGCGGCACTTTTTTTATCCGACTCGAATTTGACTGCGAAGGACTAATGGACAAGCGGGATGCTATGGAAAAGGAATTTTCGTCACTTGCGGAAGAATTTAGTATGGAGTTCCGCTTTGCGTACGGAAGCGAGCGGAAGAAAACAGCGATTTTTGTTTCAAAAGAACCGCATGCCCTGCTGGAGCTTTTATGGGAATGGCAAAGCGGCGATCTGCCGACTGATATCGCCTTCGTAGCTGGAAACCACGAAGAAGCCCGGGGGATGGTTGAATCGCTCGGTATTCCGTTCTATCATATCCCGGCAAACAAAGACATTCGCCGGCAGGTGGAAGAGGAACAGTCACGTTTGATTGAAGAGCATAATGTCGATGTCATCGTGCTGGCACGCTACATGCAAATTTTAACACCAGAATTTGTAGAGAAGTATCCGAACAAAATTATTAACATTCATCACTCGTTTCTGCCGGCGTTTATTGGTGCGCGTCCGTACGAGCGTGCGTACAACCGTGGCGTGAAGCTGATCGGTGCGACGTCTCACTATGTAACCAATGATTTAGATGAAGGACCAATCATTGAACAGGATATTGAACGTGTAGATCACCGCGATCACGTGGCGGACTTGAAAAAAATCGGCCGCTCGATTGAACGGCGTGTTCTGGCACGGGCAGTTAAGTGGCATTTAGAAGACCGCATTATCGTGCACGGCAACAAAACCATCGTGTTTCAATAAGAAAAAGCTGTCCTGTTGGGGGCAGCTTTTTTACATTTTATCCATCAGCTTCTTCGCGATCCACTCATAATGGTCAGGGTTTAAGCCCGGGGCAAATTCCTGCGGCAGGTCATCTAAGTCCGGAATCGGCGCGCCTTTTGGTGAGCCGGTAATCACTTTAAGCGGTTCGTTGCTCTCAGGATTGGTGCCCTTCCAAATTTGGCGGATTCCTTCATATTCACCGGCGTCATTCCACGTGTATAGCACATTATTTAACCCTTGTTCTTCAAATTTGCGGGTTGTATCAAATTTTGCGTTTGGCACGTGAGGAACGGGAATCATTTTCGTCACGTCTGCCCCTGTAATCATTTCGATCGCTTTTGCGTAAGCAAGAATGTGTGTACCGCCGCGAACAAGCAGATAGCCAATCATCTCCCGGGCAGTTGGATG from Domibacillus sp. DTU_2020_1001157_1_SI_ALB_TIR_016 encodes:
- the hydA gene encoding dihydropyrimidinase, producing the protein MKKIIKNGVIVTAVDQYEADLLIENGKITQIGAALKEAADEVIDAKGAYLFPGGVDPHTHLDMPFGGTVTADDFETGTMAAAFGGTTTIIDFCLTNKGEPLQKAIRTWHEKSKDKAVIDYGFHLMIGEVNDAVLAEIPEVIEKEGITSFKVFMAYKNVFQADDATLFRTLLTAKEHGALVMVHAENGDVIDYLVNDALEKGHTEPIYHALTRPPEVEGEATGRAAALAGLANSQLYVVHVSCAEAAHKIAEARQKGFQVWGETCPQYLLLDQHDLEKPDFEGAKYVWSPPLREKWNQDVLWDALKNGQLQTIGSDQCSFNFNGQKDLGRNDFSKIPNGGPVIEDRFSLLFSEGVKKGRISIHQFVDLVSTRSAKLFGLFPQKGTIAVGSDADIVIFDPNKERVISAETHHMNVDYSAFEGMKVTGEPVSVLSRGEFVIREGEFTGKPGSGQYIKRSRYNSTQARQAIIAQ
- a CDS encoding sodium-dependent transporter, giving the protein MEKQEQWSSKIGFILSSAGAAIGLGAIWKFPYVTGQSGGGAFLLLFVIFTLLIGLPMLISEFIIGRGSGREAVGAYKKLAPDSFWTLTGKMGVVGCFLLLSFYSVVGGWVLIYTIRALYGGVIGSGDPEIMFGAMTTNGWLTIGGHALFMLLNIIVIAAGVQKGIEFASKYMMPLLFIFFIILVIRSLTLDGAMEGVAFFLQPDFSKINAEAVLYALGHSFFSLAVGFSCMVTYSSYLGKDVSIPSSAGSVAIMNIFVSVLAGLAIFPAVFAFGLEPTAGPGLLFVVLPAVFSQMPFGELFLFMFLLLFLFATLTSSFSLLEIITAAFTKGEAASRKKISLISGIIVFLAGIPAALSFSAFADISYFGRNIFDMTDYLVSNILLPLGNLLIALFIAWRMDQAIVKSEYELNAGRFGSTYTYWLPLMRWIVPITIAVVFVYTMSQLKM
- a CDS encoding type II asparaginase, with the protein product MKLKKMIGASVMSVCLLAPGAGVYTGLSVQAATTTASTTVKSADTDLPNVKILATGGTIAGSSASNTDTTDYNAGELGVETLIKAVPEMKKLADVSGEQIVNVGSPEINNDILLKLGKRINTLLASDDVDGIVVTHGTDTLEETAYFLNLVVKSTKPVVVVGAMRPATAISADGPMNLYNAVKLAANPYAKKKGVMVAFNDRIGAARYITKTNTTALDTFKSVEQGYLGSFAGESVYFSSILNKKHTTQTAFDISKIEKLPQVDILYSYQNEGRYLYDAAVEAGAKGLVVAGSGNGSMSSIAREGVKDAAEEGVAVVRSTRTGSGVVTHSPSDDKDGLVSADSLNPQKARILLMLTLTKTSDPKKIQQYFDKY
- a CDS encoding NCS1 family transporter, with the protein product MKEPSRYLKSPDLLPIAHRDRKIGTFGFALMWIGMAVVLAAFAIGGAAVEQMPLSWVLAASFIGCVLIGLFISIIADIGIEHGLSFPVYMRAPFGTIGTHIPSAIRGIAASMWFGINTYFGAMAINGILNVMFGFDNWFVCFLAFVAVQVANTIIGIKSIEKFADLAAPIIILISLWMYVTLADQAAAADKNVWSWVENPLTGGLLFNAFMVVVLGNMGYWSTLAADISSISRFIKAPQFERNWIKRNKSVLVGSLIAMPLTQTFVVAIGGVAFIAVGNYDPVAALQETSSGLVLAVLLLLIVFAQWSTNTAANLVPAATVFSNIGGPKVPFYAGVIAAGVIGMVTQPWNLFNVLMPFLLVVGGVLSAIVGILFADYYLIRKRRVNVPDLYEMKGQYRYHYGVNWAGIISWVIGGTLAVIFSTYSFFVGFAVGAAAYYVLAKFWWFRSYKQAELEDPSDDKYLGVTVGRDWTIPSESETAAGELPPAAIEKL
- the preA gene encoding NAD-dependent dihydropyrimidine dehydrogenase subunit PreA; amino-acid sequence: MADLRINFAGIQSPNPFWLASAPPTNSGYQVQRAFEAGWGGAVWKTLGDPIINTSSRFAALHFNGQRVAGFNNIELITDRPLEVNLKEIYETKKRFPNHAVIASLMVEPKQEKWHEIVKKVEAAGVDGLELNFGCPHGMAERGMGAASGQVPELVEKQTMWAKEAARTPVIVKLTPNITDITATAWAAVQGGADAISMINTINSLAGVDLDSWNTIPHVAGKGAHGGYCGPAVKPIALNMVAECARNPEINVPISGIGGIGTWKDAAEFILMGAGSVQVCTAAMHHGFSIVEDMIDGLSNYLDSKGLASVEELMGRTVPRYSDWGNLDLNYKVVAHINRNTCINCNKCHIACEDTAHQCIEMLTSSDGSKYLQVREEDCVGCNLCSIVCPVDGAIDMMEIPSGPPMTWNERQAAIKQPIV
- a CDS encoding SGNH/GDSL hydrolase family protein gives rise to the protein MIRRALLLFFFVFGSIAGPGQAAAIHYIAIGDSLAAGQTPNREIGAGYADMIALAIRPDSYSKELAIPGYTVSQVISQVESAAGKKAIQSADLITISAGANDLLPLIQNDPKRGLLTFNAVTAAFALNGVRENYALLLEKIKALNPQAHIYAMGYYFPYPHVFDQHKPAVSEQLDLLNQIIKQEAERAGAVFVPVTDRFGLDGVEYVPNPGDVHPNGAGYLQMANAFLAVYAPGTKLPSSILGQLPKPIPLADLIKQRQRMLEHEPKQEKKAAEETDQTAAVQGCTREEVYAAAL
- the purU gene encoding formyltetrahydrofolate deformylase codes for the protein MNANINSPENVPSGQSRPENRGRLLVKCPDGPGIVAALSKFLFEQGANIIESSQYTSDPQGGTFFIRLEFDCEGLMDKRDAMEKEFSSLAEEFSMEFRFAYGSERKKTAIFVSKEPHALLELLWEWQSGDLPTDIAFVAGNHEEARGMVESLGIPFYHIPANKDIRRQVEEEQSRLIEEHNVDVIVLARYMQILTPEFVEKYPNKIINIHHSFLPAFIGARPYERAYNRGVKLIGATSHYVTNDLDEGPIIEQDIERVDHRDHVADLKKIGRSIERRVLARAVKWHLEDRIIVHGNKTIVFQ